A region of Actinomycetota bacterium DNA encodes the following proteins:
- the mutM gene encoding DNA-formamidopyrimidine glycosylase yields the protein MPELPDVEAVIDRIKGDVLGEIFKDVEIFIPDPIQIPPWPEFKERLVGAKILDIWRRGKFILLPLSNGFTFIVHLRMTGNLIYCDPWEEIHKHTRVVFTFESGKQLRFTDQRKLGKMYVVPDEDFSGIKALYTMGPEPLNEDFTLDVFIELLRRRKGRIKSLLMDQGFIAGIGNVYGDVILWEAKIHPQRRVNELNPAEIRRLFYSIKEVLNESVRNYYSIHERPDWFLMGRREGICPRCAPPLDAVKIQGRYSHFCPRCQPR from the coding sequence ACGTTGAAGCCGTCATTGACAGAATAAAGGGTGATGTTCTGGGGGAAATCTTCAAGGACGTTGAAATATTCATTCCCGACCCCATCCAAATACCCCCCTGGCCCGAATTCAAGGAGAGACTCGTGGGCGCCAAAATCCTCGATATTTGGCGGCGGGGCAAATTTATCCTCTTGCCCTTAAGCAACGGTTTTACTTTCATCGTTCATCTGCGGATGACAGGGAATTTAATCTATTGCGATCCTTGGGAGGAAATACACAAGCATACCCGCGTCGTTTTTACCTTTGAAAGTGGAAAGCAACTTCGCTTCACCGATCAACGGAAGCTGGGGAAGATGTACGTGGTTCCCGACGAGGACTTCAGCGGAATCAAGGCTCTATACACTATGGGTCCCGAACCCCTGAATGAGGATTTCACTCTTGATGTATTCATCGAACTGTTAAGGAGGAGAAAGGGCAGGATAAAAAGTTTACTCATGGATCAAGGTTTCATCGCCGGAATCGGAAACGTCTACGGCGATGTGATTCTATGGGAAGCGAAGATTCATCCCCAGAGGCGTGTAAACGAGTTGAACCCCGCAGAGATCAGAAGATTATTTTACAGCATAAAGGAAGTACTCAATGAATCGGTGAGAAATTACTATTCAATCCATGAGCGCCCCGATTGGTTCCTGATGGGACGAAGGGAAGGCATCTGCCCGAGGTGTGCCCCGCCGTTGGACGCCGTGAAAATCCAGGGGAGATATTCGCACTTTTGTCCAAGATGCCAGCCTCGCTAA
- a CDS encoding DUF72 domain-containing protein, which yields MTKVFVGTSGYNYLHWWNGVFYPPDVPQRKWLEFYAQHFDTVELNVSFYRLPKRKVFEGWRNRTPNNFIFAVKGSRFITHVKKLAGCEDPLKLFFDNASGLKEKLGIVLWQLPPGLHMNEERLEEFCGLLAQNEIARNTRHAFEFRHKSWFCDEIYELLSKYNFSLCVAHSNRWPFVEISTADFVYLRFHGGEILYGSNYSDGELKGWSSEAKKWLHEGRDIYAYFNNDAYGFAVYNALKLRELIQG from the coding sequence ATGACCAAAGTATTCGTGGGCACGAGCGGTTACAATTATCTACATTGGTGGAATGGTGTCTTTTATCCTCCCGATGTTCCCCAGAGAAAATGGCTCGAATTCTACGCTCAACATTTCGACACAGTGGAATTAAATGTCTCCTTCTACCGCCTTCCAAAAAGGAAGGTTTTCGAGGGATGGCGCAATCGTACACCCAATAATTTCATCTTTGCCGTTAAAGGCAGTCGTTTCATCACCCACGTCAAGAAACTAGCCGGTTGCGAGGATCCCTTGAAGCTATTCTTCGATAACGCCAGTGGTTTAAAGGAGAAGCTAGGGATCGTTTTATGGCAGCTCCCACCGGGACTCCACATGAATGAGGAGAGATTGGAGGAATTTTGTGGATTGCTCGCCCAGAATGAGATTGCTCGAAATACCCGCCATGCATTCGAGTTCCGCCATAAGAGCTGGTTCTGCGATGAAATCTACGAATTACTTTCAAAGTACAATTTTTCTCTCTGCGTTGCCCACTCAAATCGCTGGCCCTTTGTGGAAATCTCCACTGCGGACTTCGTCTATCTGCGTTTCCACGGCGGGGAGATCCTCTATGGCTCCAATTACTCCGATGGTGAGCTTAAAGGCTGGTCCTCTGAAGCGAAAAAATGGCTCCATGAGGGGAGAGATATTTACGCTTATTTCAATAATGACGCCTATGGCTTTGCCGTTTATAATGCCTTAAAATTAAGAGAGTTGATTCAGGGATAG
- a CDS encoding DNA polymerase ligase N-terminal domain-containing protein — protein sequence MKLEEYWEKRKFEKTPEPRGEIKETGLNRFVVQKHQATRLHYDFRLEIDGVLKSWAVPKGIPTKRGIKHLAVKVEVHPVDYIDFEGIIPPGEYGAGTVEIWDSGEYELIERKSDRLEFILKGKRLSGKFVLILMRKKGKGNWLLFKA from the coding sequence ATGAAACTGGAGGAATATTGGGAAAAGCGAAAATTTGAGAAGACTCCCGAACCGAGGGGAGAGATAAAGGAGACTGGTCTTAACCGATTCGTGGTGCAAAAGCACCAAGCTACTCGCCTCCATTACGATTTTCGTCTGGAGATAGACGGTGTCCTGAAGTCCTGGGCTGTGCCGAAGGGGATTCCCACTAAACGGGGCATCAAACATCTCGCAGTTAAGGTCGAGGTTCATCCCGTAGACTACATCGATTTTGAGGGAATCATCCCTCCCGGTGAATATGGGGCGGGGACCGTTGAGATTTGGGACTCCGGAGAGTATGAACTCATCGAAAGGAAATCCGATCGCCTCGAATTCATCCTCAAGGGAAAACGCCTGAGTGGAAAATTCGTGCTGATCCTCATGCGCAAGAAGGGGAAGGGAAATTGGTTGCTCTTTAAAGCATAA
- a CDS encoding TIM barrel protein, producing MLGISTSWLSRRVKRGEEMLRELLSLEAHVIELEYHITPHLFSELRPLLKKEELTVVSIHNFFPVPNILERGSGDAFFFTSDDDKERELAVEYTLRTIRYASELETKVVILHLGNIPLKANLDHLYELHDEGKGDTDEAHELREELKDERRRKVQKYFDRALLSLDKLVPVAEKLGVILGIETRYHYHEIPSHEEIGFILREFEGAPVAYWHDVGHAHNLEYVGFTSQKDFLDGYASNIVGMHLHDAKGREDHFAPGTGDVDFSLLKSYLKEETIKVIEVHPKVSRAELLDSFKFLKDLSIS from the coding sequence ATGCTTGGTATCTCCACAAGTTGGCTTTCACGCAGGGTAAAAAGGGGTGAAGAAATGTTGAGGGAATTACTTTCCCTTGAGGCGCATGTGATTGAACTCGAGTATCACATCACCCCTCATCTTTTCTCCGAACTACGCCCTCTACTCAAAAAAGAAGAATTGACCGTGGTGAGCATACATAATTTCTTCCCCGTTCCCAATATCTTGGAGAGGGGAAGCGGAGATGCATTTTTCTTTACCTCCGATGACGATAAAGAACGAGAACTCGCGGTGGAGTACACCTTAAGGACGATTCGATATGCTTCTGAGCTTGAGACAAAGGTGGTCATCCTGCACTTGGGGAATATTCCTTTGAAAGCGAATCTGGATCATCTGTACGAGCTCCACGACGAGGGAAAGGGAGATACCGATGAAGCTCACGAGCTGAGGGAGGAGTTGAAGGATGAGAGGAGGAGAAAAGTCCAAAAGTATTTCGATCGAGCTCTTCTAAGTCTGGATAAGTTGGTCCCCGTGGCGGAGAAACTCGGTGTTATCTTGGGGATTGAGACTCGCTATCATTACCATGAGATTCCCTCTCATGAGGAAATAGGCTTCATCTTGAGGGAATTTGAGGGGGCTCCCGTTGCATATTGGCACGATGTCGGTCACGCTCACAATCTGGAGTATGTCGGATTCACCAGCCAGAAGGATTTTTTGGATGGTTATGCCTCCAACATAGTGGGGATGCACCTGCATGATGCCAAGGGGAGAGAGGATCACTTTGCACCGGGAACGGGCGATGTGGACTTTTCCTTGCTTAAATCATATTTGAAAGAGGAGACCATCAAAGTTATAGAGGTTCATCCAAAGGTTTCTCGCGCGGAACTCCTCGATAGTTTCAAATTCCTGAAGGACTTAAGCATATCTTAA
- the cutA gene encoding divalent-cation tolerance protein CutA yields the protein MAFSLIYITAANIDEARRIARTIVEKRLVACANIVPRIESFYWWQGKICEDEEVLIFAKTEMRLVKEVLSEVKGLHSYEVPAILSFDISEGNPDFLDWIAQEVK from the coding sequence ATGGCTTTTTCCCTCATTTACATAACCGCGGCGAATATCGACGAAGCGAGGAGGATAGCTCGGACGATTGTAGAGAAAAGGTTGGTTGCCTGCGCCAACATCGTTCCCAGAATTGAATCCTTCTATTGGTGGCAAGGCAAAATTTGCGAAGATGAAGAGGTACTCATCTTCGCCAAGACGGAAATGAGATTGGTGAAGGAAGTACTCTCAGAGGTCAAAGGGCTACACAGTTATGAGGTTCCGGCGATCCTTTCTTTTGATATCTCCGAGGGCAATCCCGATTTCCTGGATTGGATTGCCCAGGAAGTAAAATAA
- a CDS encoding DNA polymerase IV, whose amino-acid sequence MSRRAIIHVDMDAFFAAIEQQRHPGYKGKPVVVGGNGDPHKRGVVSTASYEARKYGIKSAMPLRLAFRKCPHAIFLPVDFKKYSEVSQGLMRILRDYTSLVESLGLDEAFLDVTESKRDPLEIAREIKGRVKEELGLTASVGVAPNKLLAKIASGLNKPDGLTSIGRKIVQRVLSPLPVSTLWGVGRKTEARLKDMGISTIGDLVKVPLKTLQATFGKVYGQMLYNHARGIDETPVIAFHEPKSMGRETTFQVDTTDLNLVRDTLFRFVKFLVKELRHADYQGRTITVKIRYSDFSTHTRSHTSPEPVDSQEIIYNEVLALLPKFDLSRKVRLVGVRVSNLVKSD is encoded by the coding sequence GTGTCCAGGCGAGCGATAATCCACGTCGATATGGATGCCTTCTTCGCCGCAATCGAGCAACAAAGGCATCCAGGGTATAAAGGAAAACCAGTTGTCGTGGGAGGAAATGGCGATCCTCATAAAAGAGGGGTCGTTTCCACTGCCTCTTATGAAGCTCGCAAGTATGGCATAAAATCCGCTATGCCTCTAAGGCTTGCCTTTCGGAAGTGTCCTCACGCCATCTTTCTTCCGGTGGATTTCAAAAAATACTCTGAAGTATCTCAAGGACTGATGAGGATATTGAGAGATTATACCTCTTTAGTGGAGTCCCTGGGTCTGGATGAAGCATTCCTCGATGTAACCGAAAGTAAAAGGGATCCATTGGAAATCGCAAGGGAGATCAAGGGGAGGGTAAAAGAGGAATTGGGCTTGACAGCCTCCGTGGGTGTTGCCCCCAATAAACTTTTAGCCAAGATAGCCTCTGGCTTAAACAAGCCGGATGGTCTTACATCGATTGGGAGAAAGATTGTTCAAAGGGTTCTATCGCCGCTTCCCGTGTCCACCTTGTGGGGCGTGGGGAGGAAAACGGAAGCCCGTCTTAAGGACATGGGGATAAGCACCATTGGCGATCTCGTGAAGGTGCCGTTAAAGACTCTTCAAGCGACCTTCGGTAAGGTCTATGGGCAGATGCTTTACAATCATGCTCGGGGTATCGACGAAACCCCGGTCATTGCCTTCCATGAGCCAAAATCGATGGGAAGAGAAACAACCTTTCAGGTAGACACGACCGATTTGAATTTAGTAAGAGATACCCTATTCCGATTCGTGAAATTCCTCGTCAAGGAGTTGCGCCATGCGGATTATCAAGGGAGGACGATCACCGTGAAGATAAGGTACAGCGACTTTTCCACCCACACGAGGTCTCACACCTCACCCGAACCTGTGGATTCCCAGGAGATTATTTACAACGAGGTTCTCGCTCTCTTACCCAAGTTTGATCTTTCAAGGAAAGTGAGACTGGTTGGGGTGAGGGTTTCAAACTTGGTGAAGTCCGACTGA
- the sppA gene encoding signal peptide peptidase SppA — translation MKRNVIIAIAIIAVCFLLFVGLVTTVCLISLPAARAEKVAVINLNGSISEDGQSSPFVQPGITPRYVHKQLERARKDPQVKAIILKVDSPGGAVGASQEIAGEVKRAKKPIVVCMGDMAASGGYYISAPADKIVAKPGTLTGSIGVVSQVADLSGLYEKLGIKLQTIKSGKHKDMFQRQLTAEEKEIMQAMCDELYDQFIKEVAKDRKLPETKVRKIATGELYTGVEAKKLGLIDELGDYQKAIDLATKLGKAKKPVVEEYPPRTIWETLFGLSSQLQRVIFAKTFGKDYLLLRDLQNAFPLPRYGAY, via the coding sequence ATGAAAAGAAATGTAATCATCGCCATTGCCATCATTGCGGTGTGTTTCCTTCTTTTTGTTGGACTTGTTACCACGGTGTGTCTGATTAGCTTACCTGCAGCCAGGGCGGAGAAGGTTGCGGTGATAAATTTGAATGGTTCCATAAGTGAGGATGGGCAAAGCTCCCCCTTCGTTCAACCGGGAATTACGCCAAGGTATGTCCATAAACAACTGGAGCGAGCTCGAAAGGACCCACAGGTAAAAGCAATTATTTTGAAGGTTGATAGCCCCGGTGGTGCGGTGGGAGCCTCGCAGGAGATCGCCGGGGAGGTCAAAAGGGCCAAAAAACCCATCGTTGTTTGCATGGGAGATATGGCGGCTTCCGGTGGTTACTACATCTCCGCTCCCGCGGACAAAATTGTGGCAAAACCCGGGACGCTCACCGGAAGCATCGGTGTGGTTTCTCAGGTTGCAGATCTTTCGGGTCTTTATGAAAAGCTGGGAATAAAACTTCAGACCATCAAGTCAGGGAAGCACAAGGACATGTTCCAAAGGCAGCTCACTGCGGAAGAGAAAGAAATCATGCAAGCGATGTGCGATGAGTTATATGATCAATTCATAAAGGAGGTAGCCAAGGATAGGAAATTGCCCGAGACAAAGGTAAGAAAAATCGCTACGGGTGAACTTTACACGGGAGTGGAAGCGAAGAAACTCGGTCTAATCGATGAGTTGGGTGACTATCAAAAGGCAATTGATCTGGCGACGAAGCTCGGTAAAGCGAAAAAGCCAGTTGTGGAAGAATATCCTCCTCGAACGATCTGGGAGACCTTGTTCGGACTCAGTTCACAATTGCAGCGTGTCATCTTCGCCAAAACTTTTGGGAAGGATTACCTGCTTTTAAGGGATCTACAAAACGCTTTCCCATT